One Chloroflexota bacterium genomic region harbors:
- a CDS encoding ABC transporter substrate-binding protein produces the protein MKCRMVVAFLLILVVLVPFSAFGCGGGNGDKVTITVGFLTDFTGPGGPAIAKLYPVIQDLVKYYNGEELIRDAKVQLITYDTRMDPARYVPGYDWLRERGAKVILTSVPGVADTAKPFAERDGIPIFSFLHSKAMMEPPGAEWVFSVTIPSGPEVKTLLNWVSENHWDYTNGIPKIGFYDWNTSDGVDRKAAIDEYCQAHPGKFNLVGSFLTPSGAMNPVGEVEKLKNCDYIYTQSIQATYFIKIYRDSGYQAQLLGSATTFGFYEFYQTMLGWERLDGLIITMVVPFWEEENPAVTLIKEFIDRYRPGKSPEAMGASYWGALTQTQAMFEILRQAVEEVGADNLTGRAVRDVAVTYSLDYEGLPKYRFTETVRYLVQETAVFEFSAQTRGLIRLSEWLSFVQ, from the coding sequence ATGAAGTGTAGAATGGTCGTGGCTTTTCTTCTGATACTGGTGGTGTTAGTGCCCTTTTCCGCCTTCGGTTGTGGCGGTGGGAATGGTGACAAGGTGACAATCACCGTAGGCTTCTTGACAGATTTCACGGGCCCGGGCGGGCCCGCGATTGCAAAGCTGTACCCGGTGATACAGGACTTAGTTAAGTATTACAATGGCGAGGAACTCATACGTGACGCCAAAGTGCAATTGATTACCTATGATACTCGCATGGATCCTGCCAGATACGTACCTGGCTATGATTGGTTGAGGGAGCGGGGGGCAAAGGTGATCCTCACCTCTGTACCAGGGGTTGCGGACACAGCCAAACCCTTTGCAGAGAGAGACGGGATCCCGATATTTTCCTTCCTGCACAGCAAGGCCATGATGGAGCCTCCGGGAGCGGAGTGGGTGTTTAGCGTTACCATCCCGTCTGGGCCCGAGGTGAAAACGCTGCTCAATTGGGTCAGCGAAAACCACTGGGACTACACGAACGGGATTCCTAAGATTGGGTTCTATGATTGGAACACGTCTGACGGAGTAGATAGAAAGGCGGCAATTGACGAGTATTGCCAGGCTCATCCAGGCAAGTTCAACCTGGTTGGCAGTTTCCTGACGCCTTCGGGCGCAATGAACCCTGTTGGCGAGGTAGAGAAGCTCAAGAACTGCGACTATATATATACGCAAAGTATACAGGCGACCTATTTTATCAAAATTTACCGCGACAGTGGCTATCAAGCTCAGCTTCTGGGCTCGGCTACTACCTTCGGCTTCTATGAGTTCTATCAGACTATGCTTGGCTGGGAGAGGCTTGACGGGCTCATCATAACCATGGTAGTTCCGTTTTGGGAGGAGGAAAATCCTGCCGTAACCCTTATCAAAGAATTCATTGATAGGTACCGCCCTGGGAAAAGTCCTGAAGCCATGGGCGCATCTTACTGGGGTGCGTTGACCCAGACGCAAGCCATGTTTGAGATCCTCCGGCAGGCAGTAGAGGAGGTGGGCGCTGACAATCTTACCGGCCGCGCCGTGCGTGACGTGGCAGTGACGTATAGCCTGGACTATGAAGGTCTCCCGAAATACCGCTTTACCGAGACTGTGCGGTACCTGGTACAGGAAACCGCAGTATTTGAATTTAGCGCCCAGACCAGGGGCTTGATAAGGCTCAGTGAATGGCTATCTTTCGTACAGTAA